The Pseudomonas azadiae genome contains a region encoding:
- a CDS encoding polynucleotide adenylyltransferase PcnB, with the protein MLKKLFQSFRSPLRRTQHIRSTPEVLNSNQHSLQRAQFSRYAVNIVERLQNAGYQAYLVGGCVRDMLLNITPKDFDVATSATPEQIRAEFRNARIIGRRFKLVHIHFGREIIEVATFRAGHPQNDEEEDTNQSSRNESGRILRDNVYGTLEEDAQRRDFTINALYYDPVSERILDYANGVHDIRNHLIRLIGDPVKRYQEDPVRMLRAVRFAAKLDFGIEKHTAAPIRELAPMLREIPSARLFEEVLKLFLSGYAADTFEMLVDLQLFDPLFPASAEALEHNPTYTHTLISEALINTDLRIKQNKPVTPAFLFAALLWPALPKRVLRLQDRGMPPIPAMQEAAHELIAEQCQRIAIPKRFTMPIREIWDMQERLPRRSGKRADLLLDNPRFRAGYDFLLLRESAGEQTDGLGEWWTAYQDANDSERRDMIRDLAGKGDGIGEGPKKRRRSGTKRKRSAADASGAAGE; encoded by the coding sequence ATGCTGAAGAAGTTGTTCCAGTCATTCCGTTCTCCCTTGCGTCGTACGCAACACATTCGCAGCACGCCTGAAGTGCTTAACAGCAATCAGCATTCATTGCAGCGCGCCCAATTCAGCCGCTATGCGGTGAACATCGTCGAACGTTTGCAGAACGCCGGCTACCAGGCCTATCTGGTGGGCGGCTGCGTACGTGACATGTTGCTCAACATCACGCCCAAGGATTTCGACGTCGCCACCAGCGCCACGCCCGAACAGATACGCGCCGAGTTTCGTAACGCGCGGATCATCGGCCGGCGCTTCAAGCTGGTGCATATCCACTTCGGTCGCGAAATCATCGAAGTCGCGACGTTCCGCGCCGGCCACCCGCAAAACGATGAAGAGGAAGACACCAACCAGTCTTCCCGCAACGAGAGCGGCCGTATCCTGCGCGACAACGTCTACGGCACCCTGGAAGAAGACGCGCAACGCCGCGACTTCACCATCAACGCCCTGTATTACGACCCGGTCAGCGAGCGCATCCTCGATTACGCCAATGGCGTGCACGATATTCGCAACCATCTGATCCGCCTGATCGGCGATCCGGTCAAGCGTTATCAGGAAGACCCGGTGCGCATGCTGCGTGCGGTGCGTTTTGCCGCCAAGCTGGACTTCGGTATCGAGAAACATACTGCTGCGCCGATCCGCGAGCTGGCACCGATGCTGCGGGAGATTCCCTCGGCGCGCCTGTTCGAAGAAGTGCTCAAGCTGTTCCTCTCGGGCTATGCTGCCGACACCTTCGAAATGCTCGTCGACCTGCAACTGTTTGACCCGCTGTTCCCGGCCAGCGCCGAAGCGTTGGAACACAACCCGACGTACACCCATACGTTGATCAGCGAAGCGCTGATCAACACCGACCTGCGCATCAAGCAGAACAAGCCGGTAACCCCGGCGTTCCTGTTTGCCGCCCTGTTGTGGCCCGCCCTGCCCAAACGCGTGCTGCGCCTGCAGGACCGTGGCATGCCGCCGATTCCAGCCATGCAGGAAGCCGCGCATGAGCTGATCGCCGAGCAGTGCCAGCGCATTGCAATCCCTAAACGTTTCACCATGCCGATCCGCGAGATCTGGGACATGCAGGAGCGCCTGCCGCGCCGTAGTGGCAAGCGTGCCGACCTGTTGCTGGACAATCCGCGTTTCCGCGCCGGCTATGACTTCCTGCTGCTGCGTGAAAGCGCCGGCGAGCAGACTGACGGCCTCGGTGAATGGTGGACCGCCTACCAGGACGCCAATGACAGCGAGCGCCGCGACATGATCCGCGACCTTGCCGGCAAAGGCGATGGCATTGGCGAGGGGCCGAAGAAGCGCCGTCGCAGTGGCACCAAACGCAAACGCAGCGCTGCTGACGCGTCGGGCGCCGCAGGCGAATAA
- the folK gene encoding 2-amino-4-hydroxy-6-hydroxymethyldihydropteridine diphosphokinase, giving the protein MERIYIGMGSNLAAPDKQLRSAIKALAQLPGTTVAGVSAFYQSDSLLPGQPRYTNAVAALDSSLAPLELLDALQTIENDQGRERLERWGPRTLDLDILLFGDRLIDEPRLKVPHYQIHLRAFVLYPLAELAPAALHLPDGQTLSDLLAACPFVGLERLPQD; this is encoded by the coding sequence GTGGAACGCATCTACATCGGCATGGGCAGCAACCTGGCGGCCCCGGATAAGCAGTTGCGCAGCGCGATCAAAGCGCTGGCGCAATTGCCAGGCACCACCGTCGCCGGCGTTTCCGCTTTCTATCAAAGTGATTCCCTGCTCCCGGGCCAGCCGCGCTACACCAATGCGGTTGCCGCCTTGGACAGCAGCCTTGCGCCCCTCGAGCTGCTGGATGCGCTGCAAACCATTGAGAACGATCAGGGCCGCGAACGCCTTGAGCGTTGGGGCCCACGTACGCTCGACCTGGACATTCTATTGTTCGGGGATCGCCTGATCGACGAGCCGCGCTTGAAGGTGCCGCATTATCAGATACACCTGCGGGCGTTTGTGCTGTACCCGCTGGCTGAACTGGCGCCCGCAGCACTGCACCTGCCCGACGGTCAAACGCTCAGCGACTTGCTGGCCGCCTGCCCGTTTGTCGGCTTGGAACGCCTTCCCCAAGACTGA
- the panB gene encoding 3-methyl-2-oxobutanoate hydroxymethyltransferase, whose amino-acid sequence MPDITLTTLQSLKLKGEKITMLTCYDATFAHASCQAGVEVLLVGDSLGMVLQGNDSTLPVTTDELAYHTASVKRGNDGAFIIADMPFMGYATLEQTFQNAGKLMQAGAHMIKVEGAVWLAESIRLLAERGVPVCAHMGLTPQSVNLLGGYKVQGRNEAQARQMRADAIALEQAGAAMILLECVPSELAAEITQAVKVPVIGIGAGSATDGQVLVLHDMLGLSISGRVPKFVKNFMAGQTSIHDALSAYVADVKSVAFPGTEHGFSA is encoded by the coding sequence ATGCCAGACATTACCCTGACCACCTTGCAGAGCCTCAAGCTCAAAGGTGAAAAAATCACCATGCTGACCTGCTATGACGCCACCTTCGCCCACGCCAGTTGCCAGGCCGGGGTCGAAGTGTTGCTGGTGGGTGACTCCCTGGGCATGGTGCTTCAAGGGAATGACAGCACACTGCCCGTGACCACCGATGAACTCGCGTACCACACCGCCAGCGTCAAGCGCGGTAACGACGGCGCTTTCATCATCGCCGACATGCCGTTCATGGGTTACGCCACACTCGAACAGACGTTCCAGAATGCCGGCAAGCTGATGCAGGCCGGTGCGCACATGATCAAAGTGGAAGGCGCGGTATGGCTGGCCGAATCGATCCGCCTGCTGGCGGAACGCGGCGTGCCGGTATGCGCGCACATGGGCCTGACGCCGCAGTCGGTCAACCTTCTTGGCGGCTATAAGGTCCAAGGGCGCAATGAAGCCCAGGCGCGCCAGATGCGTGCCGACGCCATCGCCCTGGAACAAGCGGGCGCAGCAATGATCCTGCTCGAATGCGTGCCGAGCGAACTGGCGGCCGAAATCACCCAGGCGGTGAAAGTGCCGGTGATCGGGATTGGCGCAGGTTCGGCCACTGATGGCCAAGTGCTGGTATTGCACGACATGCTCGGCCTGTCGATCAGCGGTCGCGTGCCCAAATTCGTGAAGAATTTCATGGCCGGCCAAACCAGTATCCACGACGCATTGAGCGCCTACGTGGCTGACGTCAAAAGCGTGGCCTTCCCTGGCACCGAACACGGATTCTCTGCATGA
- the panC gene encoding pantoate--beta-alanine ligase translates to MNTVKTVRELRAAVTHARSAGKRIGFVPTMGNLHSGHATLVTKAAQQADFVVASIFVNPLQFGAGEDLDTYPRTLAADQEKLLQAGCNLLFAPTVEEMYPGGTTGQTRVSVPHLSEGLCGASRPGHFEGVATVVSKLFNMVQPDMAVFGQKDYQQLAVIRAMVHDLNMPIQIIGEPTVRADDGLALSSRNGYLTDEQRVIAPVLYRCLSQIGAAIKAGERDFSRLRAEQLKQIEAAGLRLDYLEVRQGVHLRQATAEDRDIVILVAAYLGATRLIDNLHLILD, encoded by the coding sequence ATGAACACCGTTAAAACCGTACGTGAACTGCGGGCTGCCGTGACCCATGCCCGCAGCGCCGGCAAGCGCATCGGCTTTGTGCCCACCATGGGCAACCTGCACAGCGGCCACGCCACCTTGGTGACCAAGGCTGCCCAACAGGCGGATTTCGTCGTCGCCAGCATCTTCGTCAACCCGCTGCAGTTCGGCGCCGGCGAAGACTTGGACACATACCCTCGCACCTTGGCTGCCGACCAGGAAAAGCTGCTGCAGGCCGGCTGCAATCTGCTGTTCGCGCCCACCGTCGAGGAAATGTACCCCGGCGGCACCACCGGCCAGACCCGTGTCAGCGTGCCACATCTGTCTGAAGGTCTGTGCGGTGCCAGCCGTCCGGGGCACTTCGAAGGCGTGGCGACGGTGGTGAGTAAGCTGTTCAACATGGTCCAGCCAGACATGGCGGTGTTTGGCCAGAAGGACTATCAGCAACTGGCGGTGATCCGCGCCATGGTCCACGACCTGAACATGCCGATCCAGATCATTGGCGAGCCCACCGTGCGTGCCGACGACGGCCTCGCGCTGTCATCACGCAACGGCTACCTCACCGACGAGCAACGCGTCATCGCGCCGGTGCTGTACCGCTGCCTCAGCCAGATTGGCGCGGCGATCAAAGCCGGTGAGCGCGATTTTTCCAGGCTGCGCGCCGAACAGCTCAAGCAGATCGAAGCCGCCGGGCTGCGCCTGGACTACCTCGAAGTACGCCAGGGCGTGCACCTGCGCCAGGCCACGGCTGAGGACCGGGATATCGTGATCCTGGTCGCGGCGTACCTGGGCGCCACCCGCCTCATCGACAACCTGCATCTGATCCTCGACTGA
- the pgi gene encoding glucose-6-phosphate isomerase, whose translation MAYYRTPHDVTALPAWQALNQHRQAMQDFSMREAFNADPQRFSQFTLSSCGLFLDYSKNLITGETRDLLVALAKEVDLKAAIDALYNGEPVNSSEHRPALHTALRRPVGDKLSVNGVNIMPDVHKVLNQMTDLVGRIHDGLWRGYTEKPITDVVNIGIGGSFLGPELVSEALLSYAHKGVRCHYLANIDGSEFHELTMKLRAETTLFIVSSKSFNTLETLKNAQAARAWYLAQGGSEAELYRHFIAVSSNNAAAVAFGIREENIFPMWDWVGGRYSLWSAIGLPIALAIGMSNFKELLSGAYTMDQHFQNAPFEQNMPVLLGLLGVWYGNFWGAQSHAILPYDHYLRNITKHLQQLDMESNGKSVRQDGTPVGTETGPVIWGGVGCNGQHAYHQLLHQGTQLIPADFIVPIVSFNPVSDHHQWLYANCLSQSQALMLGKTRSEAEAELRDKGIPEEDVQKLAPHKVIPGNRPSNTLVVERISPRRLGALVAMYEHKVFVQSVIWGINAFDQWGVELGKELGKGVYNRLTGAEETLADDASTQGLINYFRGRHRG comes from the coding sequence ATGGCGTACTACCGCACTCCTCATGACGTTACCGCTCTGCCCGCCTGGCAAGCGCTCAATCAACATCGCCAAGCCATGCAGGATTTCAGCATGCGCGAAGCGTTCAATGCCGATCCGCAGCGTTTTTCACAGTTCACCTTGAGCAGCTGCGGACTTTTCCTGGATTACTCCAAAAACCTGATTACCGGCGAAACCCGTGACCTGCTGGTGGCGCTGGCCAAGGAAGTCGACCTCAAGGCGGCGATCGACGCGCTGTACAACGGCGAACCCGTCAACTCTTCCGAACACCGCCCAGCCCTGCACACCGCGCTGCGCCGCCCTGTGGGTGACAAGTTGTCGGTCAACGGCGTGAACATCATGCCGGACGTGCATAAGGTGCTGAACCAGATGACCGACCTGGTCGGGCGCATCCATGACGGCCTGTGGCGTGGCTACACCGAGAAGCCGATCACCGACGTGGTGAACATCGGTATCGGTGGCTCGTTCCTCGGCCCGGAGCTGGTCTCCGAAGCGCTGCTGTCCTACGCCCACAAAGGCGTGCGCTGCCACTACCTGGCAAACATCGACGGCAGCGAGTTCCATGAACTGACCATGAAGTTGCGCGCCGAGACCACGCTGTTCATCGTTTCGTCGAAATCCTTCAACACCCTGGAAACCCTGAAGAACGCCCAGGCCGCCCGCGCCTGGTACCTGGCCCAGGGTGGCTCGGAAGCCGAGCTGTACCGGCACTTCATCGCCGTCTCGAGCAACAACGCGGCAGCGGTCGCCTTCGGTATCCGCGAAGAGAACATCTTCCCGATGTGGGACTGGGTGGGCGGGCGTTACTCGCTGTGGTCGGCCATTGGCTTGCCGATCGCCTTGGCCATCGGCATGTCCAACTTCAAGGAACTGCTGTCCGGCGCCTACACCATGGACCAGCATTTCCAGAACGCGCCTTTCGAACAGAATATGCCGGTGCTGCTGGGCCTGCTGGGCGTGTGGTACGGCAACTTCTGGGGCGCGCAGAGCCATGCGATCCTGCCGTACGACCACTACCTGCGTAACATCACCAAGCACTTGCAACAGTTGGACATGGAATCCAACGGCAAGAGCGTGCGCCAGGACGGTACGCCGGTGGGCACCGAGACCGGTCCGGTCATCTGGGGCGGCGTGGGCTGCAACGGTCAGCATGCCTACCACCAGTTGCTGCACCAGGGGACCCAACTGATCCCGGCCGACTTCATCGTGCCGATCGTCAGCTTCAACCCGGTGTCCGACCACCACCAGTGGCTGTACGCCAACTGCCTGTCCCAGAGCCAGGCATTAATGCTCGGCAAGACCCGCAGCGAAGCCGAAGCCGAGCTGCGCGACAAGGGCATCCCGGAAGAAGACGTGCAGAAGCTCGCCCCGCACAAGGTGATCCCGGGCAACCGCCCGAGCAACACCCTGGTGGTCGAGCGCATCAGCCCGCGTCGCTTGGGCGCACTGGTCGCCATGTATGAACACAAAGTGTTTGTGCAGAGCGTGATCTGGGGCATCAACGCGTTCGACCAATGGGGTGTGGAACTCGGT